One stretch of Muribaculum intestinale DNA includes these proteins:
- a CDS encoding TlpA disulfide reductase family protein, which produces MKSTISTAAVIALALSAACSTSHASTPGFTITTPVPAESKNKMAYLINRETGDKVDSMLITGNELKFYGTVADPYYARILIGDKRGPSFIVEPGEITIAQDGKCTSTALNKEMNAFTERYIAVARSLDSLPSDSLKQAAVDRFNATADSTMKAHLSDPLGRIIFIDKASECRSTSALEDLLKTYPQFRTLKSITDLATSLHNAEATAPGKKFTDFTVSYNGTDQKLSDYAGKGKWLLVDFWASWCGPCRRAMPLLKELYGQYKDKGLEVLGVAVWDEPADSERAARQMQLPWPQIINAQKIPTDLYGIYGIPHLMLIAPDGTIATRGIEGDEMRKAIADAFTPAAPETATEQ; this is translated from the coding sequence ATGAAATCCACCATTTCCACTGCCGCTGTCATAGCTCTTGCGCTCTCTGCGGCATGTTCTACCTCCCATGCATCGACGCCCGGGTTTACCATTACAACCCCCGTTCCGGCCGAAAGCAAAAACAAGATGGCATATCTTATAAATCGCGAGACCGGAGATAAAGTCGACAGCATGCTTATTACAGGCAATGAATTAAAGTTCTATGGCACAGTGGCCGACCCATACTATGCCCGCATACTCATAGGCGACAAAAGAGGCCCGTCGTTCATCGTCGAGCCGGGCGAAATCACTATCGCCCAGGACGGAAAATGCACCTCCACTGCCCTCAACAAAGAGATGAACGCCTTTACCGAACGCTACATAGCCGTGGCTCGCTCGCTCGATTCGCTCCCTTCCGACTCTCTGAAACAGGCTGCCGTCGACCGGTTCAACGCCACAGCCGACAGCACTATGAAAGCCCATCTCTCCGATCCCCTCGGGCGCATAATATTCATAGACAAAGCCTCGGAGTGCCGCTCCACATCCGCCCTCGAGGACTTGCTTAAGACATATCCGCAGTTCCGCACCCTGAAGAGCATAACCGACCTGGCCACAAGCCTCCACAACGCCGAGGCCACCGCTCCCGGAAAGAAGTTCACCGACTTCACCGTAAGCTACAACGGCACCGACCAAAAGCTGAGTGATTATGCAGGAAAAGGCAAATGGCTGCTCGTCGACTTCTGGGCAAGCTGGTGCGGACCATGCCGCCGCGCAATGCCGTTGCTCAAAGAGTTATACGGCCAGTATAAGGACAAGGGCCTTGAAGTACTTGGTGTAGCCGTGTGGGACGAACCCGCCGACTCCGAACGCGCGGCCCGACAGATGCAACTCCCCTGGCCTCAGATTATCAACGCTCAGAAAATACCTACCGATCTCTACGGCATATACGGCATACCACATCTGATGCTTATCGCCCCCGACGGCACTATCGCCACACGCGGCATCGAAGGCGACGAAATGCGCAAAGCCATAGCCGACGCATTCACTCCTGCTGCTCCCGAAACAGCCACCGAACAGTAA
- a CDS encoding OmpA family protein, with product MFRIATLILSITLLLAGSGQSLHAENIFQKIARIGASPAKLKADSISAANESGKKAKKHKKNKADITTDPFELSLDENLVVPPVNDKLKPVIVGYMNEVAKKLAQRKVARIETMRSGEVIVATINTNLLFAPNDTVLRSTAQEILSPYRSLLSRGMYKFILTCHTDDTGSVPYTDRLSEARVNAVDAWLSRNIPADVVLVPYALGASEPLYPNDSQSHRAANRRIEIFIVPTETLVDFAKSGKLNSDFH from the coding sequence ATGTTCCGCATTGCAACACTCATATTATCCATCACGCTGTTGCTTGCGGGAAGCGGCCAGTCGTTGCATGCCGAGAACATCTTCCAGAAAATAGCGCGTATCGGCGCAAGTCCGGCCAAACTGAAAGCCGACAGCATCAGTGCCGCCAATGAATCAGGCAAAAAAGCGAAGAAACATAAAAAAAATAAAGCTGACATCACCACCGATCCGTTTGAACTGTCGCTCGACGAGAATCTTGTCGTCCCCCCGGTCAACGATAAACTCAAGCCGGTAATTGTAGGCTATATGAACGAGGTGGCAAAAAAGCTGGCACAGCGTAAAGTAGCACGTATCGAGACAATGCGTTCGGGCGAGGTAATCGTGGCAACAATCAATACCAACCTCCTCTTCGCCCCCAACGACACCGTGCTCCGCTCTACCGCACAGGAGATTCTATCACCCTATCGTTCGCTATTGAGCCGCGGCATGTACAAATTCATTCTCACATGCCATACCGACGACACAGGGTCAGTACCATATACCGACCGACTGAGCGAAGCTCGCGTAAATGCTGTTGACGCATGGCTCTCGCGAAATATACCGGCCGATGTCGTGCTTGTGCCGTATGCTCTCGGTGCCTCGGAGCCTCTTTATCCCAACGACTCCCAGTCGCATCGCGCCGCCAACCGGCGTATCGAGATTTTCATAGTCCCCACCGAGACTCTGGTCGATTTTGCAAAATCAGGAAAACTCAACAGCGATTTCCACTGA